From Chryseotalea sp. WA131a:
AGTGTCGACCGTGCAAAAGAAAACATTGTCAACCGAGAAGTCTCGCGAGCAAATCGTCCAGTGCAAGATTTTTGGTCGTCCGCCAGAAAGTGTCGTTAAGAGTTGTCGCGCGAGAATGGGTCGTCCGATTGCAAATGTTCCCGAGACGGTTCGTCAACGAGCAAAAGTGTCCCCAAGGAAAACGTCTTAAAAAAGCGTTTCCTTGATTTTTTAAATCTTCTGTCAGTCGTTTGAAGGAAAGTCAGCGCAATGTCTATGAATTATCAGCGAGCAAAAGTCAGTCGTCTACTAATTTGTCGTCACCGAAATTTCGGATGCACACTCGTCCCGCAAATTGGCCATAACGTTTGTGTTTGCGCAGTGGTGCGGTTTCGAAGCCGCGTCCTGTCCCCGACACAAAACGTGGAACGAAGATATAAACTTTGGGCTACACGTCAACGCACCATTGCGCAAACATTTTGTTGGCAGTAGTTGGTTCATACACTAATCTTTTTCAATTGAACCAACTCTGTCACCGTCCCTCGTTTATCAATGTCCCAGTTGTAAGCATGTTCGCAATCTTTAACTTTTAATTCTTTTCCATTATTGTCCGTCTGTGTTTTTGAAGTTTTTGCTACTTTAAAATCGTTGTCGTAAAGTTCAATTATCGTTTCAATAACTGCTCCGTCAGTACAGTCCACGTTGAAATAAGAGAGTCTTTTCTCAAATGCTATTAGTTTTCCGTTGTCTCCGAAGTAGTGTTTTAGTCCCAAAGACCAATCTCCACTTTCGCTTGTCGGAAACTCTCCAAGGTAAATAATCTGTCCGCGTTGGTTTTTCAGAATATTGTAAGTCGTCTCAATGTCGTCTGGCCAATTTTGTTCAATTACTTTTATTAAGTCTGTCTGTCCCGTTACCTTAACTAAAACGACTAACTTATTTTTGTCGTTCGCTATCTTGTTTTCAATTTCAATTCTTTCCTTTTCGAGTTGGTCAGTAAGTGTCCGCTGTCCACAGGAAAAAGTTAAAAACGCTATGAATATTATTGTTGTGTATCTCATGTGTCCCGAACCAATTACTGCCAACGTTTTCGGGCTTGGCGAAGGTGGCGATTTTCACCACAAATGTTGATGCGGAGAACTAAACTTTGATTAACCACAAATGTGTCTGCGGAGCACTGAACCGCCACTTTTGCCAAACCCGTGTTATAGCCAGTGCTTCTCTGTCGGTTTAGTTTTATTGTCATACTTGTGCTACTGGTTGTTTAAGTAAAACACTTGGTGTATTGTCTTGCAATAATTCAATCGCTTCTGTCATTTGTGTTACCCAATTCGGAACATTGTCGGCTGTTAAAATATTTTGTTTGATGTGTTTGTAGAGTTTCAAACCTTTTTTTGCTGTTGCTATTCCTAAGTTTTCATTCAATGTGTCTAAAAAGCCAAGATGTTTTTCGTGAACTAAATTATCTGGAAAGTCTGCGGTTAAACCAAATAATGAAAGTAATGCTTGATTTTTGAGAATTGTGTCTCCTTCGTCAGCTGTTCCAACGTGTTGGTGGTCACCGTCAAAAATTACAAAGCAAGGAATGCCAAACTCTGTGTATAGTCTGTAAAATCGGTCTAATTCACTTTTGTCTCCGCAACGAACTATGGTTATGCCTTTACCAATATAGTCGTAGCCGATTTTTTCAAAAAAGTATGGAAGTAAAAGTGTTTCGCTTTGTCCTTCAACTAAGATTATTTTTTTAGCAAAAAATGCTTCATTAGCTTTTTGAGTGTCGCCAGTTTCTTCATAGGCATTTTTGTAATGAAGCATAATTTCATCGTCTGATGAAACAATGTTTTTTCTTACGGCTAAGTCTTCTACGAATGACTGAGGTTTTGAGCATCTTACATACGTTCCATCTGTTGCGTTTTTGCGAACAATGAATATTTCATTAAATCTACCGACATTTAAAAAGTCGGGGGAATGTGTTGTAAAGAATATTTGTGTCCCTGCCTCTGCTAATTCACAAAGAACTTTATAAAAATTTCGTTGAGCTTGAGGATGAAGAAATAGTTCTGGCTCGTCTATAAATAATGGTGTGCTATTTTGAAGTTTGATTTGTGAATATGCTTTTAATATCGCTATTGAAATTGATGCTTGAACACCCATTCCAAGATTGGAAGCCTGAAAGGATAGGTTTGTATCATTCTCGCAAATTACGAGTTGAAGTGTCCTGAAAAAATTCCAAGGGTCATAAAGATTTAAGTCAACTTTTAGTTCATTCTCAGGTCGGTTTAATTGTTTAGCTGTTTCCTTTTGAAGAGTTTCAATGAATTTCTTCATTACTTGTATTCCATTTTGGTCTTCAACTGTAAACAGTATTTCGTCCCTTATCTTTTCAATTTCCGTCTTAAAAATATCAGTCTTTTTTTGAACTTCTCCAGTTTCTTCGTTCACTACTTCTTGTTGCTTAAACATTTGGTTTATGTCAAGAAGAATACGTCCCATTAATGACCACCTGTTTGAAGGTGAATAATCTAAAATTGACCTATCAACTCCGAGATATGCAGAACAATATTTTTGTCTTTCAATGTCTGTAATGTAATTTGCTGATAAGTTTAGCCCTGATTTTTGATTTTGTCTTTGGTCAATCCAATTTTCGGCAAGTTGTAAATATTTTCCATCGTCAAAACACAATGTGATTTTTATGTCGTTAGAAGTGTCGCCCATAAAATGGTCCTGCGGAAGTGTCGAGTTGAAAGAAGGGTAAACGGGTCCAAGCGACCAGTTAATTGCGTCAAAAATATTGCTCTTACCGACACTATTCTCTCCAATGAAAGCATTTATTTTTGACGAACAGGCAATGTCAATATGCTTGACGCTCTTAAAATTTCTGATTACAATTCTTTCTATTTTCATTGTCGGTGTCGTCTTTTAGCATTGGCTATAACGTGAGTATTTGCGGTCGAGCGGGGCTTCCGAAGCCACGCGCTGTCCCCGACACCGAACGCAATAAAGATACGAAAACCTTGGATTACGCGTCAACCCCGCTTGACGCAAATACATTGTTGTGCGTCCGTAGTTTATATTCTCAAATGTTGTTTAAAAAGTCGTTCAAGTTCGTTCAGTTTTACTTCGTCAAAGTCCCCGACCGATTCGTATGGGAAGTCGTCTCCCGAGGTCGTATTCTCTAACGAGATAAAGTAATGGTCCTCTTGTTTGTTTTAAGTCGAAATATAGAAAAGGTACTTTTCCGAGTTGTCAGAAAGTCCTATTGCACATAAGTCTGCGTCCCAATAGTCTCTGATTTTAAAACAGTCGTCACCAAATTTGTCAAAAAGGTATTTTACAATTTCTAAAATTCTGTCGTCCTTTTGTAAATCTTTATAGCTCATGTCTAAGTAGTCCGGAAACTATGGCGCACAACGTTTGTGTTTATTCAGTGGTGCGCTTTCGAAGCCGCGTCCTGTCCCCGACACAAAACGTTGAACGAAGATATAAACTTTGGGCTACACCTCACCGCACCATTGAAGAAACATTTTGTTGTGCGTTCGTTGCCTCTCTCAGTACTTATTCAACCACTTTAAGTAATCCGTCCAGTCGTCCAAATACGCGTTCTTTTCTTCAACCTCGTCCATATCGTCAAAGTCGTCCTTGTAAGTCCTTGGATACTCGGCCTGCATTATAACGTCCCGAAAGTCGTTGTTACACACTTCTATTAATGAGTCAATCTTGGTCAAGTCTCTGTCCGCAAGTTTAAGAACTGCTGCCGCAAATCTGTTCTTACCTTTCTTTGAGTCACTTTCAATTAATTCCAGTTTCTTTTTTATTTCATGAAAGTCGTTAGAGTAGTCCTTTTCGATTATTCTGTCCAAAATCTTGTCGGTGATATTAGGTGTCGGTTGGTCCCCGAACATTTTAATTTTCAATTTCTCAAACATGTCTGTCCGATTTTAGGCAATGACGCACAACGTAAATATTTGCGATCGGGCGGGAATTTGAAACTGCGTCCTGTCCCCAGCACCGAACGGAATAAAGATAACAAAACTTTGAAATACACGTCAACCCCGCCTGGCGCAAATATATTGTTGGCAGCTGTGCCATTTCTCACCAAACGACTAGTCGATTCTCTTGTATTTGAAAAGTCGGCCTAGTGACGTCAATTGCATTTTAACTCTGTCTCCAGTACTCAATTCCATAAAATGATAAGTCCGCCTATAAATTATAATATTGAAAGGTATAAAAATTATTAGCTTTCTTTTAAAAACAAGTTTTGTCTTAAGTAGCACCTTTCCCTCAACAATATTTTTTGGCCCGTCTCTTAGTTCGATTTTCTTAATTATCCAGTTGATAATTGGAGGAACAACTGCGAGTAACCCTATTATCATAAATGGAATTAGGCGGGTGAAATACTCGTCCATGTCCTTTGGCGGAGTCTCGGGTCTCTTTTTCCAACCGGTATAAGGTATGAATGGTATTACGAAGAATGAATAAAAGAGTCCGACAGCAAAAGTCGCGTTATAAGCAATGTTATCAAGTCTTAAGAGATTTAAATTCTCTACAAGTCTAATGTCATCTTCAGTTAATTTTTCTGTCATGCGGCCTTACCCAAAACTTATTCGTCCATTAAAATTAGTCGTCTCACAATTTGTCGGGCGGCATTGCTGCCAACGGGAATATTTGCGATCGGGCGGGAATTTGAAACTGCGTCTTGTCCCCAGCACGAAACGCAATAAAGATAACAAAACTTTCAACCACACGTCAACCCCGCCTGACGCAAATATAGTGTTGGTGGCTGTGTGGCATTCTCCTCACTTCATTCTTAGCTGCGTCTTTCGTTCTCTTGTTCGTCTGAAGAACTTATTTTTTAGTTCTATATTCTCCTTCTTTAAGTATCTCAAGTCCAATTTCTCTCCTTGCTTTATTTGTCGTTTCAATATCGTCTACAGTAGGAGGCATTTCTTTCATTAGTTCTCTACTAAATTCAATATTTGTCCCATATAACTGACTCTTTCCATGCTTTAATCTCATGTTGTCAACGAACATACCAAATTGATTAGGGTCCATTCTCTTCTCCTTTACTTCTTTAAGTAAAAGTGTCTCCATTGACTCTATCTTTTTTGTCGGTGTATGAAAAAGCAGTACTTCGGCCGAAATTTTGTCGCCAAGTCTATTGTCTGATGGCCAACCATATTTTGTCACGATTTTTTCAAGAGCTATTATGTTTTCCAAGTCTAAGTTATTTTGCATCGTCCATAATGAGTCGGATATGTTCTTGGCCAACTTCTTCTTATTACTCATCATGAATTTCATTTGCTCATCATTTGATAAACTTTTGATACTGTCAGCTGTCTCTTGTCTTAATGTCCCGTAAGATAATAATGAACGATACTTTTGGTCGCTTTTTAACATTCTTTGTATTTCGGTCTTTATTAATTCCTTGTCTTCGTTTTTTAAATCTTGTCCATAAGTCAAGGTCATAATTACTGTTACTAATCCTGTCAAAATAAATTGTCTCATAGTTACTTTTTTATTTGTCGTCTCTTTTTAGCCACATGGCCACCAACGCTAAAGTTTGCGCAGGGCGGGAAGTTAAAACCTGCGTTCTCTCCCACATGATAAAAGAACTAAATAACCACCGACTTTGCAAGCCACACGTCCGCCCCGCCTTGCGCAAACTTATTGTTACCTGCCGTATTTAATCAGCCTCTAATAAAACATCTCTTATTTCTGAATTTAAATTGTCGCCATAAATGAATTGTCTATAAAACTTGTCAGAGTTCACCTCGTATTCTGTGTCAAAATTTACTGTTAGCAAAAAATAGTCGTTTTCCCCTGTCAAAATTGATGCAATATCAGCTTGATCTCTATTTTGCACAACGTCTTTGAGAATTTCATTTGTCTTGTGGTTTGGAACGAAGTAGAGTCCTGCTGTAGATTGGGATCCAATGTCCAGAAATAAGCTGTCAATACGATGTCGGTCAATAACCTGAACAAGTCCAGATTGTCCGGGCACAAAACTCAAAAGAAAAGTCCACCAAGAATTGCTGCTAAAGTCTGTCCACAATAAATCTAAAGATTTTTCTGTTCGCAGAGTCCTGTAAAATAATTTTGTTTGTCCGCCCATTCCATGAATTAAGACAGTATGCTTTTGTGAAAAAAAAGTCGGCAGCGATGGAAGAGTCACTATAATCTTCTCCATTTTCGCGATTGAGATTTCCCCCTCTATTTTGTTTTGGTTGGGCGTCATTCTATATGGCAGGTAACGTGAGTATTTGCGTTCGAGCGGGGCTTCCGAAGCCACGCCTTATCCCCGACACCGAACGCAATAAAGATACGAAAACGTTGGATTACGCGTCAACCCTGCTTGACGCAAATACATTGTTGGGTGCTGGGCGTTTCGGTCTACCGTTATATTTTACAGAGCCCCGATCGTTCGTCCAAGTTAATTAGTCTACGTGTCAAAGTCGGCCAATAAGTTACGGTCAAACGGAAATGTCCAGTGCCCACATTCAATTTGTGCGGGGCCTGTACTTTAATTCCCAATATTTATTTGTCTCCACAGGCTCGTCTTCTTCTCTTTCTTTGGTGTAAAGTATCAAGTTGGAAAGTTCTAATATGGTTATGATGTATGTCTTTTGTGGGATGTCATTATAGAGCGTTTTAAGCTTGATTTCCTTGCCAATTTTATTCCAAGTCCAAGTACCTTTGATAACAATACTATTACAGTCATTGGTTCTTTTATATTGCCCATCAGATGTGAATGTATAGGATTCACCGCAAGTCGTCAGTGTATAGTAACCCGAAGGATTATGTACAATTTCTGGTTTACCCCAAGCTCTTGATGTTAAGAGCTGGTTTTCATTTGCATCATTGTCCTTGTCACAGGATATCAATATTGAAAAAAGTCCCAGAAATACAAATAGCCCAATTTTCATACATTTAATTTATGTCGGTAAATCTGTTTCTATAAACCAATTGTTCCCTTTGTCCGAAGCGGTGTCCACGCCTTGCACCCAACGTTTGTGTTTGCGCAGTGGTGGGCTTTCGAAGCCGCCACTGTCCGCGTGGGCAAACGTTGAACGAAGATAACACTTATAGCTTGCACGTCACCCCACCATTGCGCAAACATTTTGTTGGCGGTAGTACCATCTCTGACTGTTTACTAATCTGCCAGTTCGTTGAGTCTTGGTTGAATGAACCAAACTCCAAGTGGAACCATCCATATTAGAAATGCCTCTACGGCATATTCGTTAATCTTTGCAAGTCGTCCCAATTCAATTGTTTTAAGTGTCTTAGCTGCGAATAACACAGAATAAACCATTAGTCCCAAATAGATTGGAACTCCGGTGAATACTAAGATTAAAAAGTCGTCACCACTCAAAAAATTTTCATTTTCTGTTAACCAGAAAATAAAAATTAAGAGTGTCAGCGCCAATAGAAATGCAACTCTAAATCTCCAAAGTCGGAAGTTGTGTCCAACGGGCAATAGCTTATAGAGTCCATTTGGAATTGTCCAAATCCAGCTAAACACTGTCGAAACAGTTATCATTCCTACTATTACGTCAGCGTACCCAGTTTGTCCGTGTCCAGAAACACCTAAGATGTCAGCCAAGATTGGTACTCCAATCGTCAACAAAAATAATTGCCAGTGTTTAAGTCGAAGAATAAATTTCATTTGTCCTATGTTTTCTCTGTCGAGGTATTACCGCCAACGATAAATGCTTATGTCAGTAGCGGGATTTTGAAACTGCGCTCCGTCCCACAAAACGAAACGAAGTTATGAAAACAAAACTAAATAACAACACGTCACCCCGCTATTGCATAAGCATAATGTTGTGTGTTCGTGCCGCAAAACCTCCATGATGTGAGCCACACGGACTTGTCGAGCTTTGGTCGAGCGTGGAATGTGCGGCTTGCAAGTTGGTGTGGCGTGAGGTCATTTCTTTTCCTTTTTGTCAACCTTTAATTTCAAATTCAATGAGTCGTTTTGATGCTTTGCTTTATCAGTTGAGTCGGCAGTTGTTATCTTTTCTGAAGGCTCTTTTTGTTGTATTTCTTTTGTCTGGGTGGGTATTCTTTTTGATTCATCTGTACCACCTAGCCACATCTCATAAATAGTCGCAAATCCAAAAAAACTTAGTATGGCGAAAATTGCTAATATCCATTTACCCGCAGGACTGTCGATGAATAGTGGTTTTTCATTGGCAAGATATTTTCTGTCTCTGTATGCTTCACTTACTTTTACATGGTCAATATTTATGCCGATAGTCCCGCGAATACTATTTTCGAATCCAGGTTTTTTCATGACTTTACCAAGTCCGTCCATTGTAAGGATCGCGCATAGTCGACTTATTTCATCTACTGTTATCTTGTTTTTGAAAAAATTTTGCTTAAAAACATTCAATAATTCCTCATGTGTATATGTTGATTTTCGTCCATGAGTTATAGTAATAGGTTCTGTGTAAATAGTAATTGTCTGAACCTTAGACATAAATTCTAAAATCTTATGAAGTTTTTCTCCGTCCGACATGCCATTTAGTATAACCAAATATAAAATAGTAATTGCACATAGGTCTGCTATGTGTCAGTTGGTCGTCACACGTGGCTTATTGCCTTGCTTTGGTCGCGCGGTCGCAAGTGCGGCAAGGCAATGTGCCACTTCTCCCTTGCGGGTCGGCTTGCCCCGTGGCGCGTTGGGTTTGAGCCCGTCCGCGAGCAGGGGCAACCTTGTTAGCGTGTCTAGCGGCATGACACACAACGTAAGTATTTGCGTTCGAGCGGGGCTTCCGAAGCCGTGTGGTGTCCCCGACACCGAACGCATTAAAGATACGAAAACGTTGGATTATACGTCAACCCCGCTTGACGCAAATACATTGTTGCGTGCAGTACGGATTTTAGTCTGACCGTTACGTTAATGAACGATAAG
This genomic window contains:
- a CDS encoding AAA family ATPase, whose protein sequence is MKIERIVIRNFKSVKHIDIACSSKINAFIGENSVGKSNIFDAINWSLGPVYPSFNSTLPQDHFMGDTSNDIKITLCFDDGKYLQLAENWIDQRQNQKSGLNLSANYITDIERQKYCSAYLGVDRSILDYSPSNRWSLMGRILLDINQMFKQQEVVNEETGEVQKKTDIFKTEIEKIRDEILFTVEDQNGIQVMKKFIETLQKETAKQLNRPENELKVDLNLYDPWNFFRTLQLVICENDTNLSFQASNLGMGVQASISIAILKAYSQIKLQNSTPLFIDEPELFLHPQAQRNFYKVLCELAEAGTQIFFTTHSPDFLNVGRFNEIFIVRKNATDGTYVRCSKPQSFVEDLAVRKNIVSSDDEIMLHYKNAYEETGDTQKANEAFFAKKIILVEGQSETLLLPYFFEKIGYDYIGKGITIVRCGDKSELDRFYRLYTEFGIPCFVIFDGDHQHVGTADEGDTILKNQALLSLFGLTADFPDNLVHEKHLGFLDTLNENLGIATAKKGLKLYKHIKQNILTADNVPNWVTQMTEAIELLQDNTPSVLLKQPVAQV